One Falsihalocynthiibacter arcticus DNA segment encodes these proteins:
- the msrB gene encoding peptide-methionine (R)-S-oxide reductase MsrB, whose amino-acid sequence MKRRLFLLSGTAAVVATKLHATEGTFEITRTEAQWRAQLSEIEYLVMREEKTERAGSSPLDKETRDGIYACRGCDLPLYDASTKYDSGTGWPSFYQPLPNAVRTKDDNTFFSKRTEVHCRRCGSHLGHIFDDGPKPTGKRHCLNGVSLTFQIAQTEDASAWRSRPPEV is encoded by the coding sequence ATGAAACGCCGATTATTCCTTCTGTCCGGTACCGCCGCCGTGGTGGCTACAAAACTTCATGCCACCGAAGGCACGTTTGAAATCACGCGCACCGAAGCCCAATGGCGCGCGCAATTGAGTGAAATAGAATACCTTGTGATGCGCGAAGAAAAGACTGAACGCGCAGGCTCTAGCCCTTTGGACAAGGAAACCCGCGATGGGATTTACGCCTGCAGAGGTTGCGATTTGCCGCTCTATGATGCCTCGACAAAATATGACAGCGGCACAGGCTGGCCGAGTTTTTATCAACCCTTGCCCAATGCCGTCAGGACCAAGGATGACAACACGTTTTTTTCGAAACGCACAGAGGTGCATTGTCGCCGATGTGGTAGCCATTTAGGTCATATCTTTGACGACGGTCCGAAACCGACGGGCAAGCGCCATTGCCTCAACGGAGTCAGTCTTACTTTTCAAATCGCACAGACAGAAGACGCTTCAGCTTGGCGTTCTCGTCCTCCAGAGGTTTAA
- a CDS encoding fasciclin domain-containing protein, with translation MKLSIAKTTFRAFNVAVVAGFLSTAAYAENPMVGGAAMYESKNIVENAVNSEDHTTLVAAVQAAGLVETLQSDGPFTVFAPVNAAFAALPEGTVETLLMPENKATLTKVLTSHVVAGKWSATNIISAAGKSSDGFYHFEAVSGDALSAQVKNGKVYIFDESGNASLVTIADVNQSNGVIHVVNRVLLPK, from the coding sequence ATGAAACTCTCAATCGCAAAAACGACTTTCCGTGCGTTCAACGTTGCCGTTGTTGCTGGCTTCTTGTCGACGGCCGCATATGCCGAAAACCCAATGGTGGGCGGCGCTGCCATGTATGAGTCCAAAAACATTGTCGAGAACGCTGTAAACTCGGAAGACCACACAACCCTCGTGGCCGCAGTTCAGGCGGCTGGCCTCGTTGAGACGCTTCAAAGCGATGGTCCCTTTACCGTATTCGCCCCCGTGAACGCCGCATTTGCTGCACTTCCTGAAGGCACGGTCGAAACCTTGCTGATGCCAGAAAACAAAGCCACCCTAACCAAAGTCCTCACGTCGCATGTGGTAGCAGGCAAATGGTCCGCCACTAATATCATCAGCGCTGCGGGTAAAAGCTCCGATGGTTTCTATCACTTCGAAGCTGTCTCGGGCGATGCCTTGTCCGCGCAAGTCAAAAATGGCAAAGTCTATATCTTTGATGAAAGCGGCAACGCCAGTCTTGTCACCATCGCTGACGTGAACCAGTCCAACGGCGTTATCCACGTTGTTAACCGTGTTCTTTTGCCTAAATAA